From Pseudomonas sp. B21-028, one genomic window encodes:
- a CDS encoding DUF523 domain-containing protein, with amino-acid sequence MEKILVSRCLLGHRVRYDGAASGPFEQLQRWLDEGRVVPLCPEVAGGLPTPRAAAEIPGGQGAQVLDGQAAVMTTEGEDVSAQFLTGAYQALELVREHSIRIAVLKANSPSCGNLLTYDGTFGGVKVPGEGVTAALLKRHGVRVFSELELVEAAAALKL; translated from the coding sequence ATGGAAAAGATTCTGGTCAGTCGTTGCCTGCTCGGACATCGTGTGCGTTATGACGGTGCTGCCAGCGGGCCGTTCGAACAACTCCAGCGGTGGCTCGATGAAGGCCGCGTCGTGCCACTGTGCCCGGAAGTCGCCGGCGGCTTGCCCACGCCTCGGGCAGCGGCGGAAATCCCCGGCGGGCAGGGCGCACAAGTGCTCGATGGCCAGGCGGCAGTGATGACTACCGAGGGGGAGGACGTGAGTGCGCAGTTCCTGACGGGTGCGTACCAGGCCCTGGAGCTGGTGCGTGAACACAGTATCCGGATCGCCGTGCTCAAGGCCAACAGCCCGTCCTGCGGCAACCTGCTGACCTATGATGGGACGTTCGGCGGCGTGAAGGTCCCTGGCGAAGGCGTGACCGCGGCGTTGCTCAAGCGTCACGGGGTGCGGGTGTTCAGTGAGTTGGAGTTGGTTGAGGCTGCGGCGGCGCTCAAGCTTTGA
- a CDS encoding alpha/beta hydrolase, which yields MPATFDPDHLRASLQPLAQWQPLSAQAQAYQRFYGLDFPQRTLRKGLGRFEIDGYELVGQVWWPEKAVATLFVFHGYYDHMGLYRHLIEWALEQQFAVIACDLPGHGLSSGERASIGDFAEYQATLQGLLAEAGKLELPQPWHLCGQSTGGAIVVDHVLNQGASSPAQGQVILLSPLVRPRAWGWSRLSYYLLKPFVTGIARRFSENSTDPQFLPFLQADPLQPLRLPTAWVGALGRWIKRIEAAPSSPRRPLIVQGQADMTVDWKHNLQVLHGKFDRPQVLMLPEGRHHLANEVLAMRQEMFGFLTKRMSRIRR from the coding sequence ATGCCTGCCACTTTTGACCCCGATCACCTGCGTGCCAGCCTGCAACCGTTGGCCCAGTGGCAACCGCTGTCTGCGCAGGCGCAGGCCTACCAACGATTCTATGGTTTGGATTTTCCCCAGCGGACCTTGCGCAAGGGCCTTGGGCGTTTCGAGATCGATGGGTATGAGTTGGTCGGTCAGGTCTGGTGGCCGGAAAAAGCCGTGGCAACACTGTTTGTGTTCCACGGTTACTACGATCACATGGGGCTTTACCGGCACTTGATCGAATGGGCGCTGGAGCAACAGTTTGCGGTGATCGCCTGCGACCTGCCGGGCCATGGGTTGTCCAGCGGTGAACGCGCCAGCATCGGCGACTTTGCCGAGTACCAGGCCACGCTGCAGGGGCTGCTGGCCGAGGCCGGGAAACTGGAGCTGCCGCAGCCCTGGCACCTCTGTGGGCAAAGCACCGGCGGCGCCATCGTGGTCGATCATGTGCTCAACCAAGGCGCAAGCAGCCCGGCCCAGGGCCAGGTCATCCTGTTGTCGCCGCTGGTGCGTCCTCGGGCCTGGGGCTGGTCACGGCTGAGTTATTACCTGCTCAAGCCCTTCGTGACCGGCATCGCCCGGCGCTTCAGCGAAAACTCCACCGATCCGCAGTTCCTGCCGTTCCTGCAAGCCGACCCGTTGCAACCGCTGCGCCTGCCTACCGCCTGGGTGGGTGCATTGGGCCGGTGGATCAAGCGTATCGAAGCCGCTCCGAGCAGCCCGCGCCGGCCCTTGATCGTGCAGGGGCAGGCGGACATGACGGTGGATTGGAAACACAATCTGCAAGTGCTGCACGGCAAGTTCGACCGGCCCCAGGTGCTGATGCTGCCCGAGGGCCGGCATCACCTGGCCAATGAAGTGCTGGCGATGCGGCAGGAAATGTTCGGGTTTCTGACGAAACGGATGAGCCGGATCCGGCGGTGA
- a CDS encoding carboxymuconolactone decarboxylase family protein has protein sequence MFNNWSELLPTIKSAFGALGKSNPKMVKAYMALDEAAAENDVLDAKTRELISIAVAITTRCDGCIGVHTDAAIKAGATREEIAATLATAVSLNAGAAYIYSLRALEAHDTLKK, from the coding sequence ATGTTCAATAACTGGTCCGAACTGCTGCCCACCATCAAGAGCGCCTTTGGTGCCCTGGGCAAGAGCAACCCGAAAATGGTCAAGGCCTACATGGCCCTGGATGAAGCCGCGGCCGAGAACGACGTGCTCGATGCCAAGACCCGGGAGCTGATTTCCATCGCCGTGGCGATCACGACCCGCTGCGACGGTTGCATCGGCGTACACACCGACGCCGCCATCAAGGCCGGCGCCACCCGCGAAGAAATCGCCGCAACCCTGGCCACCGCTGTGTCACTGAATGCCGGCGCGGCCTACATCTACTCGCTACGGGCGCTGGAGGCGCATGACACGCTGAAGAAATGA
- a CDS encoding DUF6436 domain-containing protein, with translation MRPSHRTTLFAGLLALGCAAVLWVAYDWFQGRFLRAFSQHTAVFSGDPLRLPPELAGPGPIRLVHFWDPACPCNVGNQQHLSELVDKYAPQGVEFYAVQKSGTRGQLPATLSSLKPLPALPGSEQIPASPAVAIWNRTGELAYFGPYSEGLTCNSSNSFIEPILEALNVGRAVNATHTMAVGCYCPWGKDASSE, from the coding sequence ATGCGCCCGTCCCACCGCACAACCCTGTTTGCCGGTCTGCTTGCCCTTGGCTGCGCTGCCGTGTTGTGGGTCGCCTACGACTGGTTCCAGGGACGTTTCCTGCGAGCTTTCAGCCAGCACACGGCGGTGTTTTCCGGCGACCCTCTGCGCCTGCCGCCCGAGCTGGCCGGGCCCGGCCCGATCCGCCTGGTGCACTTCTGGGATCCGGCCTGCCCGTGCAACGTCGGCAATCAGCAGCACCTGTCCGAACTGGTCGATAAATATGCACCGCAGGGTGTCGAGTTCTACGCGGTACAGAAAAGCGGCACTCGAGGCCAGCTACCGGCCACGCTGAGCAGCCTCAAGCCGCTTCCGGCATTGCCCGGCTCGGAGCAGATTCCCGCCAGCCCGGCCGTAGCGATCTGGAATCGCACCGGCGAACTGGCCTACTTCGGTCCCTACAGCGAAGGCTTGACCTGCAATTCGAGCAACAGCTTCATCGAGCCGATTCTCGAGGCCTTGAACGTGGGGCGCGCCGTCAATGCAACCCACACGATGGCGGTGGGCTGTTATTGTCCATGGGGCAAGGACGCATCATCCGAATAA
- a CDS encoding penicillin acylase family protein has product MKRSLIAFLSLVVTAIIVAGGYLYSKQPTRQGTVQLQGLQGSVTVRYDERGVPHIRAENETDLYRALGYVHAQDRLFQMEVMRRLARGELAEVLGPKLLDTDKLMRSLRIRERAARYVAEQDPQSPAWIAMQAYLDGINRYQDSHARPVEFDVLGIPKRPFTAEDTVSITGYMAYSFAAAFRTEPLLTYVRDQLGTDYLNIFDLDWQPKGALGEHRRTALPLADADWKGLDALARLSEQALVGSGLPQFEGSNAWAVAGSHTRSGKPLLAGDPHIRFSAPSVWYEAHLSAPGFELYGHYQALLPFATLGMNKDFGWSVTMFQNDDLDLIAEKINPDNPEQVWYRDRWVDMTRSEQQIAVKGQAPVTLVLRQSPHGPIVNDLLGANAGHTPIAMWWGFLESRNPILEAFYQLNRADTLAKARGASAKIHAPGLNVVWANAKGDIGWWAAAQLPKRPAGVKPGFLLDGSSPEAEKEGFYPFSNNPQEENPARGYIVSANFQPVSPGGIEIPGYYNLADRGQQLNLQLSDKQAKWDIETTRKLQLGTTTGYGPRLLAPLLPVLRSVVSDPQERKWVEQLAQWQGDYPLDSVSATLFNQFLFNLADAALRDELGDGFFDTALSTRVIDAALPRLTASADSPWWDDRTTLGKETRADIVKTAWSKSLAHLKATFGDDATQWQWGNAHTLTHGHPLGMQKPLDRIFNVGPFAAPGTHEVPNNLSARIGPAPWPVTYGPSTRRIIDFADPTHSVTINPVGQSGVPFDKYYADQADAYIEGLFHQAHLAEEEVTANTHDTLKLLPARTAP; this is encoded by the coding sequence ATGAAACGCAGCCTCATTGCATTTCTGTCGTTGGTCGTCACCGCCATTATCGTCGCCGGCGGCTACCTCTACAGCAAGCAGCCCACCCGCCAGGGCACCGTGCAGTTGCAGGGGCTGCAAGGCTCGGTGACCGTGCGTTACGACGAGCGCGGCGTGCCCCATATCCGCGCCGAGAACGAAACCGACCTGTACCGTGCGCTCGGGTATGTCCATGCCCAGGACCGATTGTTTCAGATGGAGGTCATGCGCCGCCTTGCCCGGGGCGAGCTCGCCGAGGTGCTGGGGCCGAAGCTGCTCGACACCGATAAGCTGATGCGCAGCCTGCGTATCCGCGAGCGCGCCGCCCGCTACGTGGCGGAACAGGACCCGCAATCCCCGGCCTGGATTGCGATGCAGGCGTATCTCGACGGCATCAACCGCTATCAGGACAGCCACGCCCGGCCGGTGGAGTTCGATGTCCTGGGCATCCCCAAGCGCCCGTTCACCGCCGAAGACACGGTGAGCATCACCGGCTACATGGCCTACAGCTTCGCCGCCGCCTTTCGTACCGAACCACTGCTGACCTACGTGCGCGATCAACTGGGCACCGACTACCTGAATATTTTCGACCTCGACTGGCAGCCCAAGGGTGCGCTGGGCGAACACCGCAGAACCGCCCTGCCCCTGGCCGATGCCGACTGGAAAGGGCTCGATGCCCTGGCCCGCTTGAGCGAACAGGCCCTGGTCGGAAGCGGCTTGCCCCAATTCGAAGGCAGCAACGCCTGGGCCGTTGCCGGCAGCCATACCCGCAGTGGCAAACCTTTGCTGGCGGGAGACCCGCACATTCGCTTTTCCGCTCCCTCGGTGTGGTACGAGGCCCACCTTTCGGCGCCGGGCTTCGAACTCTACGGGCACTACCAGGCATTGTTGCCGTTTGCGACGCTGGGCATGAACAAGGATTTTGGCTGGAGCGTCACCATGTTCCAGAACGACGACCTGGACCTGATTGCCGAGAAGATCAACCCGGACAATCCCGAACAGGTCTGGTATCGCGACCGGTGGGTGGACATGACCCGCAGCGAACAGCAGATCGCGGTAAAAGGCCAGGCGCCGGTGACGCTGGTGCTGCGCCAGTCGCCCCACGGCCCGATCGTCAACGATTTACTCGGCGCCAATGCCGGCCACACGCCGATTGCCATGTGGTGGGGTTTCCTGGAAAGCCGCAATCCGATCCTCGAGGCCTTCTACCAACTCAACCGTGCCGACACACTGGCCAAGGCGCGGGGAGCGTCAGCCAAGATCCATGCACCGGGGTTGAATGTCGTCTGGGCCAATGCCAAGGGCGATATCGGCTGGTGGGCCGCCGCCCAACTGCCCAAGCGGCCGGCGGGGGTGAAACCTGGCTTCCTGCTCGACGGCAGCAGCCCGGAGGCGGAGAAGGAAGGCTTCTACCCCTTCAGCAACAATCCCCAGGAGGAGAACCCGGCCCGCGGCTATATCGTGTCGGCGAATTTCCAGCCGGTTTCACCCGGCGGTATCGAGATTCCGGGCTACTACAACCTCGCCGACCGTGGGCAGCAACTCAACCTCCAGCTCAGCGACAAACAGGCCAAGTGGGACATCGAAACCACCCGCAAGCTGCAACTGGGGACCACCACCGGCTATGGCCCGCGCTTGCTGGCACCTTTGCTGCCGGTGTTGAGGAGCGTGGTCAGCGACCCGCAGGAACGCAAGTGGGTGGAGCAATTGGCGCAATGGCAGGGCGATTACCCGCTGGATTCAGTCAGCGCCACGCTGTTCAACCAGTTCCTGTTCAATCTGGCTGATGCCGCCCTGCGCGATGAACTGGGGGATGGCTTTTTCGACACCGCGCTGTCGACCCGAGTGATCGACGCCGCGCTACCGCGTCTGACCGCCTCGGCGGATTCGCCCTGGTGGGACGATCGCACGACCCTGGGCAAGGAAACCCGTGCCGACATCGTAAAGACGGCCTGGAGCAAGAGCCTGGCGCACCTGAAGGCCACCTTCGGTGACGATGCCACGCAATGGCAATGGGGCAATGCCCATACCCTCACCCACGGGCACCCACTGGGCATGCAAAAGCCCTTGGACCGGATCTTCAACGTCGGCCCATTCGCCGCACCCGGTACCCATGAAGTGCCCAACAACCTCTCCGCCAGGATCGGCCCGGCACCCTGGCCGGTCACCTACGGCCCATCCACCCGCCGCATCATCGATTTCGCAGACCCGACCCACAGCGTCACCATCAACCCGGTCGGCCAGAGTGGCGTGCCGTTCGACAAGTATTACGCCGATCAGGCCGACGCCTACATCGAGGGCTTGTTTCACCAGGCGCACCTGGCCGAGGAAGAAGTGACCGCCAACACCCATGACACCCTGAAGCTGTTGCCGGCCAGGACAGCGCCCTGA
- a CDS encoding DUF2059 domain-containing protein, with amino-acid sequence MRRLLFSLLMFCVLPAWADSYDQLYKVAGWPEQRAHFNDALSAAQQRYQNSLPPAVFQALVNNSNQRFAPQAMDQRAEAQMRKHLRDPNPALAFFQSPLGRKVVAAELLATRRDQLAKNAKGLPKMPASDNRLLIIGHLAQALPAREAGAEVSLAIAGVAADSLSSMIPGLLGGGQAQGMLNGQRQRLMDQIGADLNNTLLYVYRDLTDTELEEFSTFAESTEGQAYYQAALAAIRAGLAVGQNLGQ; translated from the coding sequence ATGCGCCGTTTGCTTTTCTCACTGTTGATGTTCTGCGTTTTGCCCGCCTGGGCAGACAGCTACGACCAGTTGTACAAGGTCGCCGGCTGGCCGGAACAGCGGGCGCATTTCAACGATGCCTTGAGCGCCGCGCAGCAGCGTTACCAGAACAGCCTGCCGCCGGCGGTGTTTCAGGCCCTGGTGAACAACAGCAATCAGCGCTTCGCCCCCCAGGCCATGGACCAGCGGGCCGAAGCGCAGATGCGTAAACATCTTCGTGATCCGAATCCGGCGCTGGCATTTTTCCAGTCGCCCCTGGGACGCAAGGTGGTGGCCGCCGAGCTGTTGGCGACCCGGCGCGACCAATTGGCAAAGAACGCCAAGGGCCTGCCCAAGATGCCGGCCAGCGATAACCGCCTGCTGATCATCGGCCACCTGGCCCAGGCCCTGCCCGCCCGCGAGGCCGGCGCCGAAGTGAGCCTGGCCATCGCCGGCGTGGCGGCCGACAGCTTGAGCTCGATGATCCCCGGCCTGCTGGGCGGCGGCCAGGCCCAGGGCATGCTGAACGGCCAGCGCCAGCGGCTGATGGATCAGATCGGCGCCGACCTGAACAACACGCTGCTGTACGTCTACCGCGACCTGACCGATACCGAGCTGGAGGAGTTTTCCACGTTTGCCGAATCGACCGAGGGCCAGGCCTATTACCAGGCGGCCCTGGCGGCGATCCGGGCGGGGTTGGCGGTGGGGCAGAACCTCGGGCAGTAG
- a CDS encoding 2OG-Fe(II) oxygenase → MRAMQIPSDHPLLLRIVDDLAERGWSQQNIFLPDALTRALAAECRQRAAEGELAPAAVGRGLSSEIREGIRGDRIQWIEPGQAEACDRYLGLMDSLREALNRGLFLGLEDFESHFALYPPGAFYLKHVDRFRDDDRRMVSAVVYLNDGWLPEHGGQLRMYLEEGREQDVVPTGGCLVVFLSGNIPHEVLPATRDRLSLTGWFRRRGNELF, encoded by the coding sequence ATGCGCGCCATGCAAATACCATCCGATCACCCGTTGCTGTTACGTATCGTCGACGACCTGGCCGAGCGCGGCTGGTCGCAGCAGAACATCTTCCTGCCGGATGCGCTGACCCGTGCCCTGGCGGCCGAGTGTCGCCAGCGCGCCGCCGAAGGCGAACTGGCCCCGGCTGCGGTCGGGCGCGGCTTGTCTTCGGAGATCCGCGAAGGCATACGGGGTGATCGCATCCAGTGGATCGAACCCGGCCAGGCCGAGGCCTGCGACCGTTATTTGGGACTGATGGACAGCCTGCGCGAGGCGTTGAACCGTGGGCTCTTCCTGGGCCTGGAGGACTTCGAAAGCCACTTCGCCCTGTACCCGCCCGGCGCGTTCTACCTCAAGCACGTCGACCGTTTTCGCGATGATGACCGGCGCATGGTGTCGGCGGTGGTCTACCTCAATGACGGCTGGTTGCCGGAGCATGGCGGCCAGTTGCGCATGTACCTGGAAGAAGGGAGGGAGCAGGACGTGGTGCCCACCGGCGGCTGCCTGGTGGTGTTCCTGTCGGGAAACATCCCCCATGAAGTCCTGCCGGCCACGCGGGATCGCCTGTCCTTGACCGGCTGGTTTCGACGCCGTGGCAACGAGTTGTTCTGA
- a CDS encoding GlxA family transcriptional regulator — translation MEKTVAIVVFAGVQSLDVSGPMDVFCEANRFLAPEDHYRLEVIGIEPGAVPCSNGLSLNAHRQFSEATQAYDLLLVAGGPHLPFMDFGATFDAWLREACGRARRFGSICNGAFMLARAGLLAGRTVTTHWGDAGALAQLCPSTRVEADRLYVQDGVLYTSAGVTAGIDLSLFLLAQDHGADVALSVAKRLVVFTQRSGGQSQFSPFLVPHAAPTSAVAQVQTYVLANLNGDLGLADLAKAANMSQRNFSRVFTREAKVTPAEFVERARVDAARVMLESTRAPLKTVAWQCGFRDAQHMRNVFNRRLGVTPQQFRLNFAAIV, via the coding sequence ATGGAAAAAACGGTTGCGATCGTGGTGTTCGCTGGCGTCCAGTCGCTGGACGTGAGCGGGCCCATGGACGTGTTCTGCGAGGCCAATCGGTTCCTGGCCCCGGAGGATCACTATCGGCTTGAGGTCATTGGGATCGAGCCGGGAGCAGTTCCCTGTTCCAACGGTTTGTCCCTGAATGCCCATCGTCAATTCAGTGAAGCTACACAGGCATACGACCTGCTGTTGGTGGCGGGCGGGCCGCATTTGCCGTTCATGGATTTCGGCGCGACGTTCGATGCCTGGTTGCGTGAGGCCTGTGGGCGGGCGCGGCGCTTTGGCTCGATCTGCAACGGCGCCTTCATGCTCGCCCGGGCCGGGTTGCTGGCGGGGCGGACCGTCACCACCCATTGGGGCGATGCCGGGGCGCTGGCGCAGTTGTGTCCTTCGACCCGGGTCGAAGCGGATCGCCTGTACGTGCAGGACGGCGTGCTCTATACCTCGGCCGGGGTCACCGCCGGGATCGACTTGTCGTTGTTCCTGCTGGCGCAGGATCATGGGGCGGACGTGGCTCTGAGCGTAGCCAAGCGGCTGGTGGTATTTACCCAGCGTTCAGGCGGGCAATCGCAGTTCAGTCCTTTTCTGGTGCCCCATGCCGCGCCGACGTCCGCCGTGGCTCAGGTCCAGACCTATGTGCTGGCAAACCTGAACGGTGACTTGGGCCTCGCCGATCTGGCCAAGGCCGCGAACATGAGCCAGCGCAATTTTTCCCGGGTATTCACTCGGGAAGCCAAGGTCACCCCGGCGGAGTTCGTCGAACGGGCCCGGGTAGACGCCGCGCGCGTAATGCTGGAAAGCACCCGGGCCCCGCTCAAGACCGTGGCTTGGCAATGCGGCTTTCGCGACGCCCAGCACATGCGCAACGTCTTCAATCGCAGGCTGGGGGTGACGCCGCAGCAGTTCAGGCTCAATTTCGCGGCAATTGTGTAG